A portion of the Lolium rigidum isolate FL_2022 chromosome 1, APGP_CSIRO_Lrig_0.1, whole genome shotgun sequence genome contains these proteins:
- the LOC124684741 gene encoding peroxidase 45-like has protein sequence MAHLRLWSSFLAVVVMLLSPLAAAQLRTGYYASICPKLEAIVRSSVKQSMAQSPIAGPAALRLFFHDCAVRGCDASIMIVNSNSDDEWRNPDDQSLKPEGFQTILAAKAAVDNDPQCRYKVSCADILALAAREAVSQSGGPYYQVELGRYDGRISTKSSVVLPHVDFNLDQLNTFFSGLGLTQTDMIALSGGHTLGAADCTFFQSRIGTDPSMDSGFAAQLRSTCARQSFALLDAATPGGFDNSYFKNLQGGRGLLGSDQVLYTDQRSRGTVNYYASNQDAFFNNFTNAMTKLGRVGVKTAANGEIRRDCRTPN, from the exons ATGGCGCACCTACGGCTATGGTCATccttcctcgccgtcgtcgtcatgCTCTTGTCGCCGTTGGCCGCCGCGCAGCTGAGGACGGGCTACTACGCGAGCATCTGCCCCAAACTGGAGGCCATTGTCCGGAGCTCCGTCAAGCAGTCCATGGCCCAGTCGCCGATCGCCGGCCCTGCCGCGCTCAGACTCTTCTTCCATGACTGCGCCGTCAGG GGCTGTGATGCATCGATCATGATCGTGAACTCGAACAGCGACGACGAGTGGCGCAACCCCGACGACCAGTCGCTGAAGCCGGAGGGCTTCCAGACAATCCTGGCCGCCAAGGCTGCCGTCGACAACGACCCGCAGTGCCGTTACAAGGTGTCCTGCGCCGACATACTCGCCCTCGCCGCAAGGGAAGCCGTCTCCCAG AGCGGAGGTCCTTACTACCAGGTGGAGCTGGGCAGGTACGACGGGAGGATCTCGACGAAGAGCAGCGTCGTGCTACCGCACGTCGACTTCAACCTCGACCAGCTCAACACCTTCTTCTCAGGCTTGGGCCTCACCCAGACAGACATGATCGCCCTATCAG GTGGCCACACATTAGGCGCGGCGGATTGCACCTTCTTCCAGAGCAGGATCGGCACGGACCCGAGCATGGACTCGGGCTTCGCCGCGCAGCTCCGGAGCACCTGCGCCCGCCAGAGCTTCGCGTTACTCGACGCTGCGACGCCGGGGGGCTTCGACAACTCCTACTTCAAGAACCTTCAGGGCGGCAGGGGCCTCCTGGGCTCCGACCAGGTGCTCTACACGGACCAGAGGTCTCGAGGCACAGTTAATTACTACGCTTCGAATCAGGACGCCTTCTTCAACAACTTCACGAACGCCATGACCAAGCTCGGAAGGGTCGGTGTCAAGACGGCCGCCAACGGCGAGATACGCCGCGACTGCCGGACCCCGAATTAG